AGTGTaactccagacttttttttttttttttttttttctttttgagacagagtctggctgtgtcgcacaggctggactgcaatgacgcaatcttggctcactgcagcctccaccgcctgggttcaagcgattctctgcctcagcctcccaagtagctgggatcgcgGGCGCCCACGACcgtgcccggctaagttttgtatttttagtagagatggggtttcaccatgttagtcaggctggtctcgaactcctgacctcaggtgatgcacccgacttggcctcccctTCTAGGCCTGCCTCTCCTTACCCTCTGCGGCTCCCCATTACCCCCGGGAGACAGCCAGAGCCCCACACCACCAGCACTGCCCTTTCGCAGCCTCCTCTCCCGCTTTTCCCTGAGCCCCAAGAGCTTGTCACCCTGAGGTCAGTCCGTCCAACAGGCCAGGTTcgttcctgcctcagggcctttgcctgTGCTGTTTCCTCTACCTGCAATGCCTTTCCACGACCTCTGCCTGGCTGTGCCCTCATCTTCCAGGCACTATCGTGGTGGTCCCTGCACCTCCAGAAGCCCGCCCTGACCCATCCCCTTTCCAAATAGGTCAGTCTCCTGGGGGTTCCTACCATGGACTGTGTGTCCCCATCGCAACCCCATGAAGGAGAGACTGGGTGGCTTCTTTACTCTGTGTGCCCAGCGCCCAGCACAGGACATGACATACAATAGGTGCTTGATGTTTGTGCAATAATTAATGTGCCTGGAAATTTCCCCACCTCTGAGCGTCACACGCTTCCCTTCACCAAAACTGCCCTCACCTCTTCCTTCCGCTGTTCCAGGTCCTCCTTTTCCTTTATGCCTGTCTCCTTGccaccttctccaggaagccctcagTGATTTCTCTGTAGGCTCCTGAGAGAACAGATCTGGCTCTGAGTCTAGCTTCACCCCGCCCTCAGGCAGCGGTCTTAGGTTAGTCActtctcctctctgggcctcagtttccctgtctatAGAATAGAGGCTGTAAGTACTGgaaggtgggagtggggagggttaACTGactccaggaggccaaggtgtttTGTAGCTCCAGAGCGTGGCTGGCCAGTGAGtggtcacttttatttttattacaggcTGTTCCAGCAGCTGGAGCGCAGTTTGGAAGGTACCGCAGTTTGGAAGGTACCGCACAGCCTGGACAAACAGAAGCCCCGGCCCCCACTCTCGGACCTCCCCTTGCTAGAGGCCTTTAACTTGCTCCCCTCCAGATGAGGGACTCACACGCTATTGCACAGATTGGAAAACTAAGTGGGCAGTCCCCTTGGACAGGGGGCAGGGCAAGATCCTGAgcactgcccctcccccaccagctGAGGGACCACAGGGCGCGGAGCGGGGAACACCAGCAGTGAGCTGGGTCGGGCGGAGTCATTGCAGCCCTCCAGTGTGGGGGCCAGAAGCAAGCCTCCTTGgaccgaggcaggaaaattgagAGTCCCTGGTCTCACCTGCCCCCCTCCATTTCCcatttattatcatcatcatcattattaatcattaattaataatttttaacttattaCCTCCACTGTgcaggggaggaaactgaggcacagacataATTTATCCAGTTGCTTTTCTTGGCGTGGGACAGAGTCcggctctgtcgcacaggctggagtgcagtgatctcagctccaatgcaacctccacctcccaggttcaagtgattctctgcctcagcctcccaagtagctgggattataactgggccactacacccggctaatttatgtgtttttagtagagacggggtttcaccatgttggccaggcaggctggtctcgaactcctgacctcagatgatacacccgcctcggcctcccaaagtgctgggattaacaggcgtaAGCCACGGAGCTCAGCAATTTACCCAGTTTTGAAGCATGTCAGGTGGGAGTGGAGGGCCAGTCTGATCCAAAGTGGGTGGGCCTATTCTTTCAGACTTGTTTGGAGCTGGAACCCAGGCTTGGCATACAGAAAGCACTAGatcaatcaataaatgaatgagctGAATGCTATagctggagcctgtaatcccagttcgtggaggatcgcttgaggccaggagttccagaccagccagcaCGACATAGCCAGACCCAGTCTctaactctaaaaataaaaatttaaaaaaattggctgggcatggtggtacagcctgtagtcccagctacttgagagactgaggcaaaaggatgCGATATAGCCacaccccgtctcaaaaaaaaaaaaaaaaaaaaagtgaatgaaagCGGGGGAGGTACCCCGACTCCCTGCCCCACCAGTTCACAGATCcagggactcagtttccccaccatGTCAGATTCGGCCGCGGGTGACTGCACAGGGCATTCGGGGCGGGGCCTTGAACGCAGGGCCAGCGCCATCTGTTTACCTTGAGGCTGGACGCTGGGCAGGGCTGCGGTGGGCCGTCCCTGGGGCCAGCCGCGCCTTGGGGATAAATAGGCCCCGTGGGCCTCGTGGGCGGTAGACAGCGCCCCGCCACCGTCATGGCCCCCGCCACAGCCTGCGTTCTTCTGTTCACCATGGCTGCCCTCGGCGTGTCTGGCCAGGGTCAGATCCCTTCGGGTAAGCCGCGTTAGCACCCGCGCCGTGCCCACCGCCCCAAACAGAATGCAGGACCCGTGAGAGGCCCGGGGTCCAGGCTGTCTGGGGGCTCACAGCCTGTTCGCAGGGGACGTGCGGGGCACAGAAAGCAGGTGGCGGGACCGAGGCTGGACGAGCGAGTAGGGCGTAGGGCGTCGGGTCCAGTGTCCGGGTCCGCCGCGGCGGCGGgagttggtgggggggggggtcctcTGCCCCATGACGCCTCACAGGTCCCCTGTCGCCGCAGGCTCAGACTTGGGCCCACAGATGCTGCGGGAATTGCGGGAAACAAACGCGGCGCTGCAGGACGTGCGAGAGCTGCTGCGGCAGCAGGTGCGGGGCCGGGTGCGGCAGGGAGTGCCGGGGAGCGGAAGGGGGTCTCGGCGCCCACCCAGGGGAGAGGAAGTCCCCGGAGAGCAGAGGGGAGCTGGGGAGCGAAGCGGGGTCCGCGGGTAGGGAGTCCCCGGGCGAAAAGAGGCAGTGGAAAGAGAATCCGGGGCAGAGAGAGGGGAGACCCGAGGGACCGGGAGAGGTTGGGACCCCACTAATTCCACCCCACCTCTGCAGGTCAGGGAGATCACGTTCCTGAAAAACACGGTGATGGAGTGTGACGCGTGCGGTGAGCGCGGCCGGGGCGGGCGGGAGAGAGAAGAGacggggagacagagacagagacacagagacggACAGAGAGCGAGGGAAAGCTGGGGAGGAAAAGAGACGGAAGGAGACGGAGGCTGACGGAGAGGTGGAGGGAGACGAACGGGAATGAGGCGGGAGGAacagagacaaaaagagacaGAGGCGGTGCGAGAGTTTTGGGGAAGTGAGAGACGCCACGGGGCAGGAAAGAGcaacagagactcagagagagaCCGGGGAGAGAGTGCGAGCAGAGCGCGCAGCCCCGCCAGGAGGGAACGTGGAGAGCGCCGGATTTCGGCCAGCCCTCGGGGCGGGGGCTGGGAGTAGGGGGAGACCGTCCAGCCCTGGGGCGTGGCCACGACCAGCCCCGCCACGTCCCCCCCGCAGGGATGCAGCAGTCCGTGCTCACCGGCCCCCCGAGCGTGCGGCCCCTGCTCAGCTGCGCTCCTGGCTTCTGCTTCCCCGGTGTGGCCTGCATCCAGACCGAGAGCGGCGCGCGCTGCGGCCCCTGCCCTGCGGGCTTCACTGGCAACGGCTCGCACTGCACCGACGTCAACGAGGTGCGCCGGCCCCGACACCCCACCGCCCTGACGAACCCCTCTACCGCCACCCAATCTCTCGCCGCCCCGGAGACCGCTTGCTCCACTCGGGGTGCTCGCCCCGACGACCCTCTCACCTCCGGGGGCGCACGAACGGACGGTCTCCCTACCGCGGGGAGACGCCCACCCCGAGGACCATCCACGTCACCACCCGGGACGCCCACCCCCACGACCCCCTCCATAGCTAGTGACGCCCGCCCCGACGACTCCCACACCGCCGGGGGTGGTCCGGCCCAGCTACCCTTCTCGCCGCAGGGGGTCGCCAGTTCCAGCGACCCTCCCATAGCCCGGGAACGCACGCCCGGACCACCCCGCCACCGCCGGGCACGCACGCCCAGACGACCCCTGCCCCCCTGTGCTGGGGATGCGCGTCCTCATCCTTCCTCCCCTCGCCCATGAGGGAACAGCCCCTGGAGGcgccctcctctcctctcccggTTGCGCCCTTGCAGTCATCAAGACAAAGTAGCATCTGACCCCTGCAACAATGGCTTCCATCTCGCGTGGCGCACAGCACCAAGCGCTGCCTGATGGCCCTTGAACTTTCCAAATCCGAGACACTCCTAGGTGTGGCCCCCAGGGCCCAGCTCGAAGCCCTCTGACCCTCCGTGGCCCCTCCTCCCCCAGTGCAACGCCCACCCCTGCTTCCCCCGCGTCCGCTGTATCAACACCAGCCCGGGATTCCGCTGCGAGGCTTGCCCGCCGGGGTACAGCGGCCCCGCCCACGAGGGCGTGGGGCTGGCCTTCGCCAAGGCCAACAAGCAGGTGAGGGGTGTGGGGGCCCCATTTTTGCAGCAGAAGGGAAGGGGGAGTCCATTTCGTTTACTAGTAAACGCCTCCTCCAGCCTCACGCACTTTTTCCAGCCTCCTACCAGCGGGCGGGACGGGGAGAGGAGGGTCCGCTGCGCCAGGGCTGATCGGTTGGGGCAGGATGGAGGGGAgaaggcaggaggtggaggaagcgtggaccaggtgggaggtccgGGGTGTCTGCGTGGGGTGGTGGCCTCTGAGATCCCCCTCCCCTAGGTCTGCACGGACATCAACGAGTGTGAGACCGGGCAACACAACTGCGTCCCCAACTCCGTGTGCATCAACACCCGGGTAAGGCCCGCCGGGGAGGAAGGACGGATCGCGGGAGGTGGGGCGAGGGGCCGGCGGCCTGCGCTGACCTCCAGCGGCTCGGGCGCAGGGCTCCTTCCAGTGCGGCCCGTGCCAGCCCGGCTTCGTGGGCGACCAGGCGTCCGGCTGCCAGCGGCGCGCGCAGCGCTTCTGCCCCGACGGCTCTCCCAGCGAGTGCCACGAGCATGCGGACTGCGTCCTGGAGCGCGATGGCTCGCGGTCGTGCGTGGTGAGTGCGGGCGGGCCGGGCGCGACGCGGGCTTGGGGGGCGGCCACGCCGGGGCACCCACTTACTGTCTCTCGCAGTGTGCCGTCGGCTGGGCAGGCAACGGGGTCCTCTGTGGCCGCGACACGGACTTGGACGGCTTCCCGGACGAGAGGCTGCGCTGCTCAGAGCGGCAGTGCCGTAAGGTGGGtcagggcggggcggggcggggcggggccgggctggCGTGAGGGCGGGGCTTCGTGACCACGCCCCTCGCACCTGCTGTGCCCGCCCCCAGGACAACTGCGTGACGGTGCCCAACTCAGGGCAGGAGGATGCGGACCGCGATGGCATCGGAGACGCCTGCGACCCGGACGCCGACGGAGACGGGGTCCCCAATGAAAAAGTAGAGCTGTGGGCGGGGCCTAGGGAAGGGGGTGGGCGTGGCTTGGGTGAGGGGTGTGGCTTCAGTGGTCTGGGAGGGGCGAGGCGTTCCTTGCAGAGACCCGACCACGGAGATACGGGAATCTGAGGAGTGTGACCTTTGCCCTTCCCGACCTAATGCCACCCTTAAcccaccctgtcacccaggacaACTGCCCGCTGGTGCGGAACCCAGATCAGCGCAACGCGGACGAGGACAAGTGGGGCGATGCGTGTGACAACTGCCGGTCCCAGAAGAACGACGACCAGAAGGACACAGACCGGGACGGCCGGGGCGATGCGTGTGACGACGACATCGACGGCGACCGTGAGCTCGATGGGGGCTGGGGGGCGAGGAGAGGCGGCGGGCACCGAAGGGCGGGATTCGGCTCCGGGATCGGGCTTGGCTGGTTTTGGAAGCCGGATAGGGTGAGCTGGACTAGGGCGCCCTGGACCGCAGACTGTGCTGGGGCGGCAGAAAAATGCAAGCCGGGCTGAGAGGCTGGGAAAAAGGCAGGAGGAACGTTTGGAAGGGAAGGTGGTCAAATGCCGCAGGCAAGAAGTAAGAGGCTAGAGATGCGAGCTTGAAGTTTAGGACCTGGGAGTTGACAATTAAACAGATAGGTACATAGGGGCTCAGGGTGGCACACATGGGCACCCAGCTGAGCCATCCCGGGAGTGAGGGCCGGTCCACTTCACTGGCCTTCCCTCAGATGGGTCCATCCATTCTTAAAGTTCCCGTGGGCCTgacgcagtggttcatgcctgtaatcccagcactttgggaggccgaggtgggcagattatgaagtcaggagttcgagactagcctggccaacatagtgaaacccgttctctactgaaaatacaaaaattagccaggcgtggtggcgcgtgcctggaatcccagctactcaggaggctgagacaggagaattacttgaacccaggaggtggaggttgcagtgagtcaagatcaggccattgcactccagcctgggtgacaagagcaaaactgtctcaaaaaaaaaaaaaaaaaagttcccatgAAGCTGGGGCTCTGTCCCAGGCCAGTCTCAGAGCTAATGAACTCATCACCCTAATGAACTCATCCTGGCCTGGTCCCAATCTTGGGGTTCTTGTCCTATGGGTTCCCACAGGGATCCGTAACCAGGCGGACAACTGCCCCAGAGTACCCAACTCAGACCAGAAGGACAGTGATGGAGATGGTGTAGGGGATGCCTGTGACAACTGCCCCCAGAAGAGCAACCCGGACCAGGTGAGGGCAGACCAAACTCCAGCTGGGTGAGCCCCCCGGGTGAGCTTCAGGTTGGATTACCCAGCCCACAGCCCAGCTCAGAGCATTTCACACTGCCAGAGAAATGACCTCCCAGTCTgagcagcctggggtgggggtttCCTTGGGGCCAGGAGGACCTTCGGTGTGcggctggggtgggtgggaggctTTCTGATTTCCTCTGACTGGATCCTCGCATGCTGCCCTCCCCCGCGCAGGGGGATGTGGACCACGATTTTGTGGGAGATGCTTGTGACAGCGATCAAGACCAGTAAGGAGGCCGCCTAGGGTGGGCGTCCGGGTAGCCCTTGACAACACGCTCTGGAGAGCTCACTGTCTCTGGATCCCACTTATCCACTCTAGGGACGGAGACGGACATCAGGACTCGAGGGACAACTGTCCCACAGTGCCTAACAGCGCCCAGCAAGACTCGGACCACGACGGCCAGGGTGATGCCTGCGACGACGACGACGACAACGACAGAGTCCCTGACAGTCGAGACAACTGCCGCTTGGTGCCCAATCCCGGCCAGGAGGACTCGGACAgtagggcgggggcggggcctgcgggGGCGCCTGCGGCGGGGGCAGGGCCTGTGGGGGCGGACCCCGTGGGGGCGCctgcggcggggcgggggcggggcctgcggcgggggcggggcccgTGGGGCGCCGGGGGCGGGGTCTAGGGAGGGCGGGGCCTGACCCGAGCCCACCAGGGGGTCTCCCACCTCCCAGGGGACGGCGTGGGCGACGCGTGCCAGGGCGACTTTGATGCAGATAAGGTGGTAGACAAGATCGACGTGTGTCCGGAGAACGCTGAGGTCACCCTCACCGACTTCCGGGCCTACCAGACAGTGGTGCTGGACCCGGAGGGTGACGCGCAGATTGACCCCAACTGGGTGGTACTCAACCAGGTGGGAGCGGAGTCCAAGTAGGGGGTGAGGGGGCCCAGAACCCACACATCGAGGCCTATGCTGAGGACGGGGTGCCTAGGGCTGCCACGGATAGCCTGAGGCCCTCCTTCCTCTGACCCCATCAGGGAAGGGAGATCGTGCAGACAATGAACAGCGACCCAGGCCTGGCTGTGGGTGAGAAGCGGGGAGCAGCGCAACCCTTCAGGGAGCAGGCTCAGAGGAGGGGCGGGCCTGGACTGAGGATGGGTGGGGCCAGAGGAGGAGAGGGCCCGGGTCAAGAAAGAGCGAGGCCGGAGGGAGCGGGCGGGGTCTGAGGATAGGCGGGGAAAAGGGGGCGGGCCCTGGTTCAGGAAGGGCGGGGCCAGAGGGCCTCCCCTCCCCCCGGGTTGAGGATGGGCGTGGCCGAGTGGGTCTGGACTCTGGAGGGGCGTGGTCAAGGGTAGATGGGGGCGTGGCCGGCTCTGGGCCCCGCCAGTGGGGATGGGGCGAGTCTGCAGGGAGATCTGGACTCAGGAGGCAGGTTCGGACTCTAGGTGCCAGATTCCGGGGGCTGGGGCGGGCGATCGGAAAGGTCACTGCTCTCTCCCATTCCTAGGTTATACTGCCTTCAATGGCGTGGACTTTGAGGGCACATTCCACGTGAACACTGTCACGGATGACGATTACGCAGGCTTCATCTTTGGTTACCAAGACAGCTCCAGCTTCTACGTGGTCATGTGGAAGCAGATGGAGCAGACGTACTGGCAGGCGAACCCCTTCCGCGCCGTGGCTGAGCCGGGCATCCAGCTCAAGGTGCCAGGGTCCTGCCTGACCTCCATGGTCCTCATGCCCTCCCCTGATCCTCCCCACAACCCTTTACAACCCTTATAGTCCCCCAACCCCCCAGCCTCATACTATGGACCTTAGAGCGCTCCCAGCTCTCCTCTGGGCTCCCACAGTCCCCAAATTCTCCCAGTTCCTTGCACAAGCCCTTGAACACTCCTAGGGTCCCTCAGTCTTCCTATGGACCTTACACCCTCTCGCAGAGCCCtgaacgatttttttttttttttttttttgagatggagtctcactctgttgcccaggctggaatgcagtgatacggtctcagcttattgcaacctccatctcctgggttcaagcaattctcctgcctcagcctcctgagtagctgggattacaggcatgcaccaccatgcccggctaatttttgtatttttaatagagacggggcttcaccatgttggctagtctggtcttgaactcctgacctcatgatcctcctgcctcggcctcccaaagtgctggggttaacaggcatgagccaccgcgcccagccttgtccTGAACTTTTCCTTAGTCTTAAGTCCTTCTGCAGAGTCCCCAGTCCTCCCAGACCCTCAACCTGCACATACAGACTCCCAAATCCTCTCATGATGTGCTGCCCTCTGTGACCTAACCACAGGCTCCCATTTGGCCCCCAAAGAAGGCTTCCTTGTGGGTCTCTCATCCAGAGCTCCCCTGGTTGCCTACCACCTGCTGCTCCCCATTGTCTCTCCAGAAAGTTTTCTAGGGGGGCTCCAGTGGCCCACAAGGTCTCTGATTCCCTTTCCTGGGCACTGGCAGGCTGTGAAGTCTTCCACGGGCCCCGGGGAACAGCTGCGGAACGCACTGTGGCATACAGGAGACACAGAGTCCCAGGTGCGGCTGCTGTGGAAGGACCCACGAAACGTGGGCTGGAAGGACAAGATGTCCTATCGCTGGTTCCTGCAGCATCGGCCCCAAGTGGGCTACATCAGGTGGGAACTCCACCCTCTGCAATGGGCTGGGCCGGGGACAGGTAGACGCAGGTGGAAGTCCTCTGGCCAGGCAGGGGCTGTGTGACCCTGGTCCCCTAATCTGTACA
This genomic interval from Saimiri boliviensis isolate mSaiBol1 chromosome 14, mSaiBol1.pri, whole genome shotgun sequence contains the following:
- the COMP gene encoding cartilage oligomeric matrix protein, with translation MAPATACVLLFTMAALGVSGQGQIPSGSDLGPQMLRELRETNAALQDVRELLRQQVREITFLKNTVMECDACGMQQSVLTGPPSVRPLLSCAPGFCFPGVACIQTESGARCGPCPAGFTGNGSHCTDVNECNAHPCFPRVRCINTSPGFRCEACPPGYSGPAHEGVGLAFAKANKQVCTDINECETGQHNCVPNSVCINTRGSFQCGPCQPGFVGDQASGCQRRAQRFCPDGSPSECHEHADCVLERDGSRSCVCAVGWAGNGVLCGRDTDLDGFPDERLRCSERQCRKDNCVTVPNSGQEDADRDGIGDACDPDADGDGVPNEKDNCPLVRNPDQRNADEDKWGDACDNCRSQKNDDQKDTDRDGRGDACDDDIDGDRIRNQADNCPRVPNSDQKDSDGDGVGDACDNCPQKSNPDQGDVDHDFVGDACDSDQDQDGDGHQDSRDNCPTVPNSAQQDSDHDGQGDACDDDDDNDRVPDSRDNCRLVPNPGQEDSDRDGVGDACQGDFDADKVVDKIDVCPENAEVTLTDFRAYQTVVLDPEGDAQIDPNWVVLNQGREIVQTMNSDPGLAVGYTAFNGVDFEGTFHVNTVTDDDYAGFIFGYQDSSSFYVVMWKQMEQTYWQANPFRAVAEPGIQLKAVKSSTGPGEQLRNALWHTGDTESQVRLLWKDPRNVGWKDKMSYRWFLQHRPQVGYIRVRFYEGPELVADSNVVLDTTMRGGRLGVFCFSQENIIWANLRYRCNDTIPEDYETHQLRRA